ttgagaaaGTTACACGAtccaaatattaattacTGGCGAAATTTATTAGGGTTAAGATATACACGTCAATTTacatattgaaattatttgactggataatttgatttgatttgatttgatttgatgtGATGTGATGTGATTTTAAATTAcgttattgatttaacatTCCCGTTTTGATCTAATTTCATATACTTGGAATATATACTCCCAcccaaaaataaaagaggAAGTTTCTATCAAATATATCCAGTGACATGTTAGAcgatttcaaatcaatagaCCTTTTATCAAGTTGTATAATGGAGCAGTTATTGAAAGTTCAatgattgttttaattgaaggatttttttttagacgATGTTTATAATCGCTTTAATTATTTcagtttttctttatcttttttttttgtctttgttACTcgttgattttttttgtctttgtcTTTGCTTCCTTTTCGTCTTTGATTACGTCCCGCCTTCCATTCCAGTTTCCTCCCCTCCTCACTTCCTTGCCATTTTCCACCACTAACGAGAGCCTGATAATGGTATGTATATAAAAGTCTACAGATATTATCTGAAAGGGATAGAAAATAGTGTATGGCAGTAGCTACATTTGTtactgttgctgttgttattgctggtggtggataaaaataacaatgtatcaattattatatcTTATTTCTAATTGTTCAACCTTGACAATAAAcattccttttcttttcttttcttcttttctttctgttgttatttttgtattatctttgttgttattgaattGTACTTAAATTATTTTAGACGTACTTGAGAAAAGAGACTTATGCATTATACATATATAAGACACAAAATGGGAAATATATTCAGAATGGGTGGTggacaacaagaacaagaagaacaagtactagaagaacaacaagaacaacaagaacaacaaattaaaatgtaagttggttttattttttttttcttgttgttgttgttgttgttgttaatatttgttcattaattaactaatttattatatgtattttgattttcgtttctttcattttcaacaaaatctttttttttttttttgttttgttgttttttggCGACCCGTCCTATTTCTTATTtctaaaattttaaattttaaattctttctctttttttaaaaaaaattcttacAACTTgttcatttcattttattgaattcattTCAGTTCAGTTCAGTTTACTTCAGTTCAGTTCAGTTCACTTCATTGATTCATTCATTTAGTTcattcattctttttttttttccttaaataaataaatctaTTGGGATTCTCCAACATCATATCTTTAACAAcaccaattgataaataatcaacCATCATGAGAAAGATTTGGAATAgaaaagataaagataaacGAAAGAGTGTTTCTCACGATACTACTAATTCCCCAAGtatatattcaaatcatcaCCTTGATTCTAATGAACATTTACCTGCACAATCACACCAACAAGGATCAGATCAATATTCTGATCACAATCACCACCGCAACCAtcaacaccaccacaaccaccacaaccaccacaaccaccTTGTCCATACAGAGTCACATGAGGAAACAGCTAGTTTTGATTATGAAGATATGGCATCTATACACGAACAACCATATTCTTTATCAGATAAACAGTCCACAACCAGTACATCAACTTTGTCTGCAACTACAGGTGCTTCAACATTGGCAACATTGAATACTCAACCACATACTTATACATCATCAACtagaggaggaggaggggTTACAGGTGTTAGTGGCAGTGGCAGTGGTCCAGGAAAGAAACTCAATTCTCCTCCGTGCCAATCACCAGTTGCACCTAAtgtaaaattgaattcattaattaaacatGATCATGATACGACTGTTGCAAAACATTCTTGGGTTAATGGTGTTTTCAATGGGAGTGaaatcaatgaaaacaaCTTAAAGTTGTTTCGTGCTGAGTTGAAAGGATCACATTTGTATCTTTATAAGGCACCATCAAACTTGAATGTCAAGAAATTCCGATTACAAGAACCTCCTATACCCAAAGAAGTCGAAGCAATGATGAAGAGTAAGAACGATAGTAGCAGTAGCATccataatttcaataatagtTCCACTTCATTGGCTAACAGCAACAGTATCAATGAAAATGTTATTGCTGATCATCATATTGACAATGCAACAGTTGAGACCAATACTTCAACCCTAATTGATACAAAACCATTAGATATCTCACAAATCAGTAGTCCCATTGTTCAAAAAGCTCCTAGTGTACACCCTCCTCCGTTGGGGTTGAGGAAAAACTCCACCGTGGAAACTACAACAATTCCAGTCAATAGAAATGTTTTTGAGGCACCTTACCCTAGCAGTATTCCTAACACACCAGTGACTGCACCACCTACATTACCCATAACTTCTTCTATAGATATATCAGAGCACAACATTACATATTACAAGGTTGAAGTCCCCCATCCAGATTTACTATATGACTTTGATACACATCGATTTTCTGCTCCATTTTTCAAGGATGGGAAAAACACATTAGAAGCAGTTTTCCactttttattattcaatcaAGATCCTTTGGATACCCGTACTATCAACACAATAGTTGATGTTTTACCCGTTCTACCAGATTTTGGGAAAATAATGAGGTTTTTCTCTCTCTACGTGCAAAGCATATTTGAGAAGAAATTTGATGGTATGACAAACTTGGAGTTGGTTGTTGCCAGAGTTTTACAGGTgttaaaaaatttggaagAACATTTTGATggatttttattaaaatctgATATTGCCCCCTATATTTTGAAAGTATTGGAAATGATTAATCATTACGATATTGAGGATATCactattttcaaaaacaaaatgctTCAAAAGCAACAAGTGTTGATAGATTTGcttaataatgataactTGCCACTTAATGTTCAACCATTTCAAGACTTGAATTCCACAGTATTTatgaaagaaattaatttgattgattttgcCTATACTATCagtgaaattgatttaaagtTTTTTGGCAATTGGAATTCCAACATTGATAAATCTTTATTACtatattcttcaattaGTGATGACACCAATCGAGATTTTTTCTACAAAAAGAACCCCTtaatattcaataatgatTATCACGTTCATTATTTGTCAAGATTGTTGGTAAACCATTTGTTTGTGGAAAATTCGAGCACCAATATGAGTTCAGCTAATTTGGAAAACAAAGCGAgattattggaaaaatgGATTGATTTAGGGTGTTTATTAGATAAATCAGGAAACATGTCATCCTGGTTGGGTATATCATCAGTCATATTGTCTCAACCCGTTTTAAGATTAACCAAAATCTGGTCGTTAGTGGCACCAGATTATATTAGACTATTGAAAAGTGATTGGTCACCAGTTTTGTTTGAGTTGGACAGAAGATATTTGGTTAATGAATCTACCATTGACCATGGCAAGTCAAACCATTTGGGTAACGAAGAATCGAGAGATTTGAGCACCAAGGACTCTTATCATATCATGGCACCAAGAGGTTTAGGAAAAATTTACCCTAAGGAAAGAGTGATTCCCTTCTTTGGAGATTTAGTAATTAACAACAGTGGCAACACTATAGATAAGAGTATTGATatttatgaaattgaatcGATATGGAAACGAGTAAATTATTCCTTTGATAGGTGGAATCACTATTTGGCCAACTTGACCAattatgatgaaattatcaaatataatGACGATGTTTTACGTCGATATGATTCTATGGGATTTATATTTTCCAATGAAAGCTTAAACCAAGTATTATATTTGGGCCCAAATAATAGTGACGATAGACAACTTGAAAATGTGCCATCACCAATAAAGCAccaagaattgaataatgatATAAAGAACAAACTCTTACGtttgattgaattgaattgtgATTCGATAAATATGGAGAAAATCATGAAATTATCTATCAACTTAGAACCAGAGCTTCCAGAAGCGTATTTGGATGCCACTACGTCCATTTCTGTTGCCCCATCAACACCACAtgaatcaacaatattgaAAAGCAATTTTAATAGGTCTAATTTGTCTGTTAGTTCAATCGAATCATCAGTCTCCCTTAGTGAGACACTGTTGAGTGAATCTAACCCTGCTTCTCGAATTCCTAGCtttaacaacaaatttttcaaaattgatcTAGGGAAATACGATGAGTTGATGAATACAGGTGACAAAACAGACCCACAACCATTAGATCCATCTGTGAACAAGCACaattttgttattgataatgaattgacTTTCagaattgatgattttataTCTGAATTGGATAATAGCTCTACTAGTTCTGTTACTGGTAGTGGGACTGctgctggtggtggtggtggtggtagtagtggCTATGACGATTTTGCTGGAGGTGACGACGACGATGATGTTCCAGGTTTGGGTATcgatgttgatgatattttgaattcGGATAAGTTCACAAATTTTCTGATGTCACCAAAGGCTAATAATTCCAAGTCTTCTAAAAGGAAATTAAGTATCGATGGAagtatgaaaaaaatttacaaatttaTTCCTAAATATGCCACTGTTGACAGATTGATTGACTTGTTGTTACTCGACTCCAAGTATTTCCACCGTGATGTTCATCTTGATTTGACGGAATATAGATTTGTGTTTTTATTAAACTACAATTCATTCATGACAACAAAGGATTTGTTAGATAAATTAGCACACAGGTTTGTAAATTCAGGAAATGCAGTGATATCGGttatgaaaaagaattatttactcaaaaaattgaaccaTGAATCCGACAGGACGAAGATGGAACCAAACTTCAACCAGGGAACCCCACAATTGGCTATGAATTTCCCCAACTGGAATTTGGATACTGCAGTAgatttgaatgaattgGGAGAGGTTGACTATGAATTGTTACTCAAGATTCAGatcaatatattgaaagtgttgattgttttgataaataatttctattccaatttttctttggatTTGGCCAATAAGAGtatattaatcaaattactCAAATTGTTTAGCAATGAAATTTTACAGTGGTACAACTCAAACAAAATCGATAATACTTTGGAGAAATCGTTTGAGAGTTTGGTAACTTAttacaagaaattgaaaaaattgtttgtgAAAAAAACTTACAGACCAGTTGAAGTGCtgaaatttgatgaatatttgatttctgAATTTAGATTCAACAATTCTCTTCACGAAGTGCCGATGAATAGAAACTTACCAAGTCACAGAAATGTTCATAAAATCGAAAAGTTCTTGtataaattcaacaaaCTATTAGCGGTGTTTTACAAAGGAATAAAAACCGAAGATTGGGTTAGAGTGTACAAGATTTTGGAAAACTCGTTTGAAAGAAATTCCTTATTAGATTTCAGCTTACAAAAACCCACAGTACTGGATGACCAAATAATAGTCtccaatattttcaattttttcgAATCTTTGGTCATTCCTGATGAACGtcagttgttgttgaaaaaattcCCACTTGTTTTCCGTAAATTGTTCAAAGTGTactttaaattcaaaagCTATTTGTTGGTGCAATTGACTGATTTGAATATAACCACTGATGAGAGATTGGATAGAATGAAGacattgttgataatggctaaagtttcaaaattgaaaatgagtgataatcaattcatttttgaaGGTAGTGGTAATATTCCATCTTGTATTGAGACAGCAATTATTAATGTGATTTATTCACCAGAGAGTCGAagattttccaatttatgGGTACGAGCAGCACAAACATTAACTCATCGTGATGGGAACTTTGATAGTGTTGAACTGTTGTTGCCTCCCAATATCACCATCAATGATTTACAATCGACTGAACCATTATTGCCATGTTTTGGGTGGATTATTGAGAACTTAATTGAAACTGATAAATGTCCTTCCTATTATAAGAATCAGATTAATTTCAACAAGagatatttgatttataaattgattagaGAATTAAGTGTGGAGGATTTTGAAGGCGAATCCGGTTCTAATGATTTCAGTTTTAATGAATCTCGTGAGTTTGactttttattaaaattggaTGAATCATTGGTGAATCAGCAAAATCTTAGAGAATTTGCCCCAATTGAAAAAGCTGAGATTTTCCAGAGAATTATGAAAGAACAacatcaaatattaattattgataatcaaAAGAAACACATCAGGGATTCAAAACGACTTATCAAGGGaacaaacaatttatcTATTCGTTCTGCCACTAATAGCagtttcatcaatatccaTAGTGGAATCAGTACCAGTAGTAGCACTGTAActgccaccaccaccaatactaatagcaacaacaacaacattaacaataataatactactactacgAATAATAATGTATTAAGTGGAATGCACAATTTGACAAGAAAAACATCAAATACATCTTTGAAGCGTCAGTCGTTATCATACAAATCGAGCTCATCGTCTAGATTTAAAATAAGTGGATTATTTACCAAATCAAGACCATTTTCGTTAACTGGGAACACATCTGCTCCGGAAAGAGTTGTTAGTATTGAGGAATTACCAAATCCAGAAGATTCTATTGAACCAAAGCAAAAGCCATTTGTCGTGATACCTTtaaagaacaaaaagatTTTCCCCGTGTACCTTATGCCGTTGTGTTTTAAGATCGATTCTGAAACAACTAATGATCACTACTTTTTCCAAGCGACAGGTGATACTGATTTGAATGAATGGTTagttaaattgaattatgcCAATAGACATTGGTTTTATTCGCGTATTCTTAATAACAAGACTACAAACAACAATCTTGTCTTTGGTGTACCAattagttttatttgtGTAAGAGAATTATCTGTTGTTCCTAAGTTTTTGGAGGCCATATTCCATGAAATTGAGTCTGAGGGAATCAAAGATGTTGGTATTTATCGTATCAGTTCCTCAATCAGTGAATTAACTAGCATTAAGCAAACGATAGATAGGACAGGCACTatcaattttgatgaaCGAGGTTATGATACTCATGCTTTGACTAGTATTGTCAAATCCTATTTCCGTGAATTACCAGATTCGTTAATAACTGATGATGCTATCAGTCAATTTTATGAGTTGAAATTGGAACAAGACAgtaaaaatcaaaaccaagATCGTGATgcatttgatttgaatgcATATCAGAAAATTTTACACTCTTTACCAGTGGTCAATTTCAATactttgaaaatattggtAAAACATTTGAACAAAATCAGTGAACACAAAGAAGTCAATAAAATGACGACATCTAATATTGCTACTGTGATAGGACCTGCATTGACAGAATCTAGTAATTTGGATATTTTAATTAACAATTTTGGATTTATGAATTTGgttttagaaaaattgatcaataatTATCATGGTGTTTTTGACGATAGAGAAGATGATACTAATAAAGAGGTTGAATCGGATTTGAATCACGTGCACGAGCAAAATTCAGAAACAGAGATTGACAGTGGTCATGAACTTGAACAAGAGCAAGAGCAAGAACATGAGCATGAACAtcatattcaaattcacATCAAGCCGGAACGTGAACCTGAACGTGAACACAAACAAGAATATGATTATGGTCTCAAGCATAACCATGAACATGTTGATACAAGTGTGGATCTGAAAGTGGTAGAAAGACAATTTCAACAGCAGCTGGAACTCGGACAAGATCGTGACAATATCCCACGTAAGAAGAATGTTATTCAAAGTGGTATTGAATCTAATGATGGAGGTCATCTTACAAAAGTTGTTTCAGatgaaacaacaagaaacaacaagacAGTCACGAAACCTAATCAAAACTTTATTGGTGAAGGGTTCTCCCAGGAAGAAGAGCTTAAAGTACAGTTTTGAATATAGTATTTAATTTCTATTGCACACTTTGTATTTATAGTAGTGATAATGATGgtataatttatatatatatatatatatacgAATATTTTAGAAATGTTTTAAATAGAATGTAAGATAAagtgaaaagaaaattgggGTGTTAGGACTATTTTTAAGCAGTATCAAATGATTCTTTACCAAAATCTGGTTTGCCACCTAAGGTTGCAAAGATATCGCCAACATAATTTTTGGAAGAGTATTTTTCACCACTTTCATAAACTGTTTCCCaattttgaacaatatCATGAATAATTGGGGTACCAGCAATAACCAAATTTTCTAAACTTGCGGAAATACCACCATCACTTctattgaagaaatattCATAAGCTGACATGGATGGAGGAGGTCTTGAAAAATCAGAAATGGTTCTCATAATCATAACTCTATCATAATCTACCAACCCATGTTTGGCCAATCTTGTCATGACCTCTAAAGTGGCATTATCTTCTTGAGCAGTAGAACAATAAGTAGCCGATCCATTAGTCATTAATGAAGTGAAATTAGCAAAATAATCGTTCAATACATTACCTGTGAAATAATTATCACTAGTTAAAGAATCACATTTAACCACTTTAGGTAATCCTTGAGCAGCAGTttcattatataattttctaaatttgGCATTACCTTCAGTACCATTATTTAGATGAACTTTAGAAGCTAATTCAACGGCTCTATCtcttaatttttcattgacTTCGAAAACTTCAGTACCATAAACGTTTCCTGGATAAGTATTTTGATTGTCGGTACCATATGGAATATAACCTGAAATCCAATCTGGATTAGTTTTATGATAATCTTCATAAGCCAATTGATATTCTAATCCCACTTGGATGGCATATTTAGCAAATGTAACTCCACCAAGAGTAGTATAATTTGGTTCACCACCAGCAATCCCACCAACTAAGAAATAAGTTTTagttaaatcaaataatggaTTTAAAGTTAATGCTGAAATTGAACTAGCAGCATTAATTTCCCCTTCTCCAGTAGTGATTTGACAAATAGTATAATTTGTCGTACAATGAATATCAGGATAAACTGGTGATAATCCCGGTATAGTAATATTATGAACAAAATCCATAGCTTTTAACCATGGATCTCTTTCTAAACTAAACAtggaaataataaatgCTTTTGGTTGATAAATGGCAAATGGGTTCCCATATGATGTTTGAACATGATTGTTTTTGGTATCTGGGATATCTTCGGATAATGCAGTTTCATTAATGGCTCTTTTCTCCATCACCGCCACAGGACTGGCAATGGTAACGGTAACCAatgtagtagtagtagtggcTAATGTAAATAAAGTAGATAACTTCATGGAAATGcaattgttattattaaagtCAAATACCGAATGCTCTTACTTCTTTCCCAAAAGAAGTTTAGCAAAAGAGAGATGTATAgatctatatatatatataacatttatttatttattgttcaATCAAAAAGAGCCGTGAAGAGAGTTAAGATGAGGTACATTGTTAATAattggttgtttttttttttttttttcattgttccgagtttcatttcattataTTATGTTGTGTGGTATTTCTTTTATCTTTTagtaattaaattaaattaaattaaaaacttactgataaagataaattaaacaacAGTAATGATTTTGTTCCCAAATAGGAAAACTGATaaactattgttgttgttgttgttgttgaaaatcTGTTCCAATTTTCCGATGGAACGGCAAAATCTCTCTCACATATTTAGGATGTCCGCCAACAGTTTGACCCTCAACAGAAAAAAGCAGGCACGGCATCAAATAGATAAAGAATTAAGAACAATACTAGGAACAAGATGGAAGAAGTCAACTATACAAATATTTAAAAGTGTAACGGTATTGATTGTATTTTACTGTTCTTGTGTATTTGTGATGAATTGTATTGCCTTTTAGTTTGTGGAATCTTTTTAGGTCATCTCAATTTGTTTACCAAATGGACTGTTTGAGTAAACAATAAGAAGTGTGTTCTGTTTGTATTAATTTAATCTATGTAATAAAAAGAGATCTATTTTTGACTTCTGTAATTATGCCATTGGCTTTGATTCAAATGGTAGCTGCTGTTACTGTGTGACATATAGCTGGTAGTATCAACTGATGTGATAAGAATCTTTACCAAAATCTTTACCTTGTTCACCAAGTGTATTCAAAATATCACCTAGGTAATTCTCTGCTTTGAAAGATTGACCATTTTCGTATAAACTATCCCAATTGTTAATTACATCTTCAACAAACGGCCAACCACCAATATACAAATTGTCTAATGCATGTTGAATACCACCTTTAGGATATTCATTGAAAAACTCAATTGCGTCAATTGATAAGTCTTTAGGTTTCGCAacaaaattagaaattgtTCTCATAATAACAATCCTttcataatcaatcaaGCCATTTTTGGCAACTCTAATAAATGATTCCAAAGTagcattttcttcttgtgcACTTGAACAATAATTTGCAGAACTATTAGTGATTAACCGGGCATAGCTACTAAAGTAATCATTTAACACATGTCCTGTGAAATAATTATCACTAGTCAAAACATCGCAAGCTAAAATAGTTGGAATTTTATTGGCAGGACTAGAATATAATTTTCTTAAATTgacattatcatcatcaccaagttttaacaatttttcatttttaagGGATAACTCCATGGCTCTGTCCCTTAATTTCTCATTTACTTCAAAAACTTCAGTACCATAAACTGAATCAGGATAGTCTTGAGGATGCTTTGTCCCATAACTGAAATATCCTGCGGTCCAACCTTCCTTATAATTCGTACTATCCAATTCTCGAGAGTCTATTTGATACTGTAAACCAACTTGTATAGCATATTTTGCAAATGTTACTGATCCAGTAGTTACTTTAGCAGGGTCACCTCCACCAATTCCTGCCAACAACCAATAAgtctttgaaaaatcaaatttcgAATTTGAGATTAAAAATGCCACCGAACTGGCAGCATTTATCTCTCCTTCCCCAGTTGTAAATTgacaaatatcaaaattaaaagtgCAATGAACATTCAGGTATAAAGGATGTAAACCTGGAACGGTGATGTTGTGTTGAAAATCAACTTTTGAAGTCCATGCTTCTTCCTCTGGTTGGAACATTGACACTATCATTACCTTGGGAGATATTTGATGTGAAAGAATTGCCTGTGGGTAGCATAAGGCTTGTCTCAAAAATGCAATAACAAAAAGTATAAAGGGTATCATTCTAATAAAGTAAAGAATTCAGTAGAGGTAGGAGGAAAAGTGAATAAacttttcttctctttttttttctttattagaTAAGATAGTTGCAAAGTGAGAAGAGAAGATGGAAccttttttgttcaacatcaacatcaacaacaacgagagaaaaaaaaatattagtTGGTGCCAAAAGTGGTAAGTTGTCTTGtgaaatttattatatttaccACCCCTATAAAAAAGACTTCCCTGACAACAGTATACTCCCCGTATTTAAGTCAAGTACTGTGCAGCCtcaaatttaatatatatatttttttttctttaaaaagaagttaacaacaacaacattccGATTATGTAAGCATAGCGTGTCTCGTCGTCAcgttcaaatttttttttttttttttttttggcaatAGAGACGCGACTCGCTTCAAGGCTTTTCAGTTCAcgaaatttttcttttttctttttttgattctaGTAAACCATTATGCCAATTGCCAACAAGAacgccaaaaaaaaactatctacaaaaacaaaatcaacaatctATCAAACTTTCCATTACTAATTAGTGTAGTACCTTTATGTCAGTTTGAACATTATCCAAATGACTGTACCGTACAAAAGGAAACATGATACGGATTCTTTATTCGATGCGAGGAATGGGGGTGAAGGCGTGTCAGAGTATATGTCACAACTATTGATCAACTCATCTGATCAACccagaaaaagaagaacaatGACTCAGGTCTCTAGAAGAAATGAAGACGAAAGCAGATCAGAAACGGATTCCATCTCAGGCGCTGATTCGGATTCTGATGGAGAAtcagatgatgatgatgatgatgaggacGAGGACGAGGATGATGAAGAGGATGAAGATGAGGACGACGTTAGTTCAGATCCTGCCAAGGCAGGAGTTATTGAGAAATTAACTTTGAAGAACTTTATGTGTCATGattcatttgaattgaaattgggaCCACAGttgaattttattattggaaGAAACGGATCAGGAAAGAGTGCGGTTTTAACTGGTATATCTGTAGGGTTAGGTGCCAAAGCAACTGATACAAATAGAGGAAGCACCATCAGAGATTTGATCAAAGATGGGAAATCTACTTCTCGAATTACAGTGGTTCTTAAGAATGAAGGATCTGACGCGTACAAACCAGACGTTTTCGGaaagaaaatcattattgaaagaaaattacAAAGATATGGTTCAAACACATATAGCATTAAAAATGACGCAGGGAAAGTGGtgtcaaacaaaaaaagtgTTTTAGATGAAATTCTTTACAAGTTTTCAATTACTATCGATAACCCACTTGCGTTTTTGTCTCAAGACAAAGCCAGAGAGTTCTTGACATCATCAAGtgataaaaacaaatatgaATATTTTATGGATGGGGCATTTATCACTGATATTCTTGAAAACTATACAGGGATTTCCAACAATGTTCAAGAGTTGGATAATAAAGTGCGTCAAGCTGAAGCATATACCAAGGTTGCTAAGCAAGAATACAAAGCCATCGCAAAAGTCCATAATGCACATAGGACAAATGATGCATTGAGAAACAAATTGGAAATGTTGAATGCCAAGATCTATTGGTTCAATGTTCAAACCATCGAGAAAAAAATCAGCCAAGAAAATCGACAAGAAGATGCCTGCTTGCAAGAAATTAAAGAGGCCAAAAACCAGGTTGATGCATGTGAAAAAGCAATTGAGGCCAAAATTCCTAGAAAGAATGCTGCTGATCAGGAAGTTAAACAAGTGGAGATCCAAATAAGAGACATAGTAGAA
This sequence is a window from Candida dubliniensis CD36 chromosome 7, complete sequence. Protein-coding genes within it:
- a CDS encoding cellular morphogenesis/bud emergence/cytoskeleton organization Rho GTPase activating protein (RhoGAP), putative (Similar to S. cerevisiae BEM2) — protein: MRKIWNRKDKDKRKSVSHDTTNSPSIYSNHHLDSNEHLPAQSHQQGSDQYSDHNHHRNHQHHHNHHNHHNHLVHTESHEETASFDYEDMASIHEQPYSLSDKQSTTSTSTLSATTGASTLATLNTQPHTYTSSTRGGGGVTGVSGSGSGPGKKLNSPPCQSPVAPNVKLNSLIKHDHDTTVAKHSWVNGVFNGSEINENNLKLFRAELKGSHLYLYKAPSNLNVKKFRLQEPPIPKEVEAMMKSKNDSSSSIHNFNNSSTSLANSNSINENVIADHHIDNATVETNTSTLIDTKPLDISQISSPIVQKAPSVHPPPLGLRKNSTVETTTIPVNRNVFEAPYPSSIPNTPVTAPPTLPITSSIDISEHNITYYKVEVPHPDLLYDFDTHRFSAPFFKDGKNTLEAVFHFLLFNQDPLDTRTINTIVDVLPVLPDFGKIMRFFSLYVQSIFEKKFDGMTNLELVVARVLQVLKNLEEHFDGFLLKSDIAPYILKVLEMINHYDIEDITIFKNKMLQKQQVLIDLLNNDNLPLNVQPFQDLNSTVFMKEINLIDFAYTISEIDLKFFGNWNSNIDKSLLLYSSISDDTNRDFFYKKNPLIFNNDYHVHYLSRLLVNHLFVENSSTNMSSANLENKARLLEKWIDLGCLLDKSGNMSSWLGISSVILSQPVLRLTKIWSLVAPDYIRLLKSDWSPVLFELDRRYLVNESTIDHGKSNHLGNEESRDLSTKDSYHIMAPRGLGKIYPKERVIPFFGDLVINNSGNTIDKSIDIYEIESIWKRVNYSFDRWNHYLANLTNYDEIIKYNDDVLRRYDSMGFIFSNESLNQVLYLGPNNSDDRQLENVPSPIKHQELNNDIKNKLLRLIELNCDSINMEKIMKLSINLEPELPEAYLDATTSISVAPSTPHESTILKSNFNRSNLSVSSIESSVSLSETSLSESNPASRIPSFNNKFFKIDLGKYDELMNTGDKTDPQPLDPSVNKHNFVIDNELTFRIDDFISELDNSSTSSVTGSGTAAGGGGGGSSGYDDFAGGDDDDDVPGLGIDVDDILNSDKFTNFSMSPKANNSKSSKRKLSIDGSMKKIYKFIPKYATVDRLIDLLLLDSKYFHRDVHLDLTEYRFVFLLNYNSFMTTKDLLDKLAHRFVNSGNAVISVMKKNYLLKKLNHESDRTKMEPNFNQGTPQLAMNFPNWNLDTAVDLNELGEVDYELLLKIQINILKVLIVLINNFYSNFSLDLANKSILIKLLKLFSNEILQWYNSNKIDNTLEKSFESLVTYYKKLKKLFVKKTYRPVEVSKFDEYLISEFRFNNSLHEVPMNRNLPSHRNVHKIEKFLYKFNKLLAVFYKGIKTEDWVRVYKILENSFERNSLLDFSLQKPTVSDDQIIVSNIFNFFESLVIPDERQLLLKKFPLVFRKLFKVYFKFKSYLLVQLTDLNITTDERLDRMKTLLIMAKVSKLKMSDNQFIFEGSGNIPSCIETAIINVIYSPESRRFSNLWVRAAQTLTHRDGNFDSVESLLPPNITINDLQSTEPLLPCFGWIIENLIETDKCPSYYKNQINFNKRYLIYKLIRELSVEDFEGESGSNDFSFNESREFDFLLKLDESLVNQQNLREFAPIEKAEIFQRIMKEQHQILIIDNQKKHIRDSKRLIKGTNNLSIRSATNSSFINIHSGISTSSSTVTATTTNTNSNNNNINNNNTTTTNNNVLSGMHNLTRKTSNTSLKRQSLSYKSSSSSRFKISGLFTKSRPFSLTGNTSAPERVVSIEELPNPEDSIEPKQKPFVVIPLKNKKIFPVYLMPLCFKIDSETTNDHYFFQATGDTDLNEWLVKLNYANRHWFYSRILNNKTTNNNLVFGVPISFICVRELSVVPKFLEAIFHEIESEGIKDVGIYRISSSISELTSIKQTIDRTGTINFDERGYDTHALTSIVKSYFRELPDSLITDDAISQFYELKLEQDSKNQNQDRDAFDLNAYQKILHSLPVVNFNTLKILVKHLNKISEHKEVNKMTTSNIATVIGPALTESSNLDILINNFGFMNLVLEKLINNYHGVFDDREDDTNKEVESDLNHVHEQNSETEIDSGHELEQEQEQEHEHEHHIQIHIKPEREPEREHKQEYDYGLKHNHEHVDTSVDSKVVERQFQQQSELGQDRDNIPRKKNVIQSGIESNDGGHLTKVVSDETTRNNKTVTKPNQNFIGEGFSQEEELKVQF
- a CDS encoding purine nucleoside transporter, putative encodes the protein MKLSTLFTLATTTTTLVTVTIASPVAVMEKRAINETALSEDIPDTKNNHVQTSYGNPFAIYQPKAFIISMFSLERDPWLKAMDFVHNITIPGLSPVYPDIHCTTNYTICQITTGEGEINAASSISALTLNPLFDLTKTYFLVGGIAGGEPNYTTLGGVTFAKYAIQVGLEYQLAYEDYHKTNPDWISGYIPYGTDNQNTYPGNVYGTEVFEVNEKLRDRAVELASKVHLNNGTEGNAKFRKLYNETAAQGLPKVVKCDSLTSDNYFTGNVLNDYFANFTSLMTNGSATYCSTAQEDNATLEVMTRLAKHGLVDYDRVMIMRTISDFSRPPPSMSAYEYFFNRSDGGISASLENLVIAGTPIIHDIVQNWETVYESGEKYSSKNYVGDIFATLGGKPDFGKESFDTA